A window of Burkholderia ubonensis contains these coding sequences:
- a CDS encoding VirB4 family type IV secretion/conjugal transfer ATPase — MARLSYVGAVASREVPLASCIPYSTHVTDHVIKTREGDYLQIWKIAGIAFEAADPTDILVRHEGFSQFVRGLAGGHVALWSHRLRRRVSDRFSTQYDDHFCEELATRYYASFSGYRMMANELYLTVVYRPNRTRLGGVFSRAARRTRDDIRRDQLDALKMMSELAAQLESSLKPYEPVALGVYRRPSPAVAASFRYSSALELLGYLVNGVWEPVPVPAGAIREALPVSRLFVGAEKIEIRMPTATRFAAMLDIKDYPEDTEPGMLNGLLYGDCEYIETQSFTILDKPTAKETLERQRNQLIAGEDVSLSQVDAIDHALDDLINGNFVLGEYHYSLAVLGDSLNEVSSSVAKARTQLADAGFQTALIDLVADAAWFAQLPANWRYRPREAKLTSRNFCGLASLHNFAAGKRDGNPWGEAITIVKTPSGQPLYLNFHATPDKHDSLDEKALANTQIIGRAGAGKTVLELFLLAMATKYDLTAVLFDKDRGTEIAIRAMGGTYTVFRHGEPTGLNPFQMAPDEPMIDFWERLVRKLVNVGEPLSAKDELDLSRAVREVARMDKPLRRLSMVWQLLPNVGENSLHARLAKWCVGGRLGWVLDNPTDRIDLAHAKLFGFDDTELLDDPEVSTPVTMYLLHRTENLIDGRRFIYVMTEFWKRLGDQVFTDFARNKQKTIRKQNGLGIFDTQSPADVLRSEIASALIEQCATFFFLPNPRADYDDYVHGFKLTEAEFNIVRNLGESSRLFLVKQGHRSAIGRLDLAGLGDVLDVLSGTTDNVELLDAIRAEVGDMPKDWLPVFHERLAKRRAAQASSRLSPAPASGGAR; from the coding sequence ATGGCGCGCCTATCGTACGTCGGAGCCGTCGCGAGCCGGGAAGTGCCGCTTGCCAGCTGTATCCCGTACTCGACGCATGTGACCGACCACGTCATCAAGACCCGCGAAGGCGACTACCTGCAAATCTGGAAGATCGCCGGCATCGCGTTTGAGGCAGCCGATCCCACCGACATCCTCGTGCGACACGAGGGATTCAGCCAATTTGTGCGCGGACTGGCGGGAGGCCATGTGGCGCTGTGGTCGCATCGTCTGCGCCGACGGGTATCGGACCGATTCTCGACGCAGTACGACGACCACTTCTGCGAGGAACTGGCGACGCGCTACTACGCGAGTTTCTCGGGCTACCGGATGATGGCCAACGAGTTGTATCTGACGGTGGTCTACCGGCCAAACCGCACCCGCCTCGGCGGTGTCTTCAGCCGTGCGGCGCGCCGTACGCGCGACGATATCCGGCGCGATCAGCTTGACGCACTGAAGATGATGTCGGAGCTTGCTGCCCAGCTCGAATCGAGCCTGAAACCCTATGAGCCGGTCGCGCTCGGTGTCTATCGCCGGCCGAGTCCCGCCGTGGCCGCTTCGTTCCGCTATTCGTCAGCGTTGGAACTGCTCGGCTATCTGGTCAATGGCGTCTGGGAACCTGTGCCCGTGCCAGCTGGCGCGATCCGCGAGGCGCTGCCAGTTTCGAGACTCTTTGTGGGTGCCGAGAAAATCGAGATTCGCATGCCGACGGCAACGCGGTTCGCGGCGATGCTCGACATCAAGGATTATCCGGAAGACACCGAACCGGGCATGCTCAATGGTCTGCTGTACGGCGACTGTGAATATATCGAGACGCAAAGCTTCACGATTCTGGATAAACCCACGGCGAAGGAGACATTGGAGCGGCAGCGCAATCAGCTTATCGCCGGAGAGGACGTCTCCCTGTCCCAGGTCGACGCAATCGACCATGCGCTCGACGACCTGATCAACGGGAATTTCGTTCTTGGTGAGTATCACTACTCGCTGGCGGTGCTCGGCGATTCACTCAATGAAGTGTCGTCCAGCGTCGCGAAGGCACGAACGCAGCTGGCCGATGCCGGATTCCAGACGGCATTGATCGATCTCGTGGCTGATGCAGCCTGGTTTGCGCAACTACCGGCCAACTGGCGCTACCGACCCCGCGAAGCGAAGCTCACATCGCGCAATTTTTGCGGTCTGGCAAGCCTGCACAACTTCGCGGCCGGCAAGCGCGACGGCAATCCGTGGGGCGAGGCGATCACGATCGTCAAGACACCCAGTGGTCAGCCGCTTTATCTGAACTTCCACGCGACACCGGATAAGCACGACTCACTCGACGAGAAGGCACTGGCCAATACGCAGATCATCGGCCGGGCGGGAGCGGGCAAGACGGTGCTCGAGCTGTTCTTGCTCGCGATGGCGACCAAGTATGACCTGACGGCGGTGCTGTTCGACAAGGATCGCGGCACGGAAATCGCGATTCGTGCGATGGGCGGCACCTATACCGTGTTCCGCCACGGAGAGCCCACCGGCCTGAACCCGTTCCAGATGGCGCCGGATGAGCCGATGATCGATTTTTGGGAGCGCCTCGTGCGCAAGCTCGTCAACGTCGGCGAGCCGTTGTCCGCAAAGGACGAACTTGACCTTTCACGTGCCGTGCGAGAGGTGGCACGTATGGATAAGCCCCTGCGGCGTTTGTCGATGGTGTGGCAACTTCTCCCGAACGTTGGCGAAAACAGCTTGCATGCGCGACTGGCCAAATGGTGTGTGGGTGGACGTCTGGGGTGGGTACTCGATAATCCGACAGATCGGATCGACCTGGCGCACGCGAAACTGTTCGGCTTCGATGACACAGAACTGCTGGACGATCCCGAGGTGTCGACGCCCGTGACGATGTACCTGCTGCATCGGACCGAAAACCTGATCGATGGGCGACGCTTCATCTATGTGATGACCGAGTTCTGGAAGCGGCTCGGGGACCAGGTCTTCACGGATTTTGCGAGGAACAAGCAGAAAACAATCCGCAAGCAGAACGGGCTGGGGATTTTTGATACCCAGTCACCGGCCGACGTATTGCGAAGCGAAATAGCCAGTGCGCTGATCGAGCAGTGTGCGACGTTTTTCTTCCTGCCGAATCCGCGTGCCGACTACGACGATTACGTGCATGGTTTCAAGCTGACCGAAGCCGAATTCAATATCGTGCGCAACCTGGGCGAGAGCAGCCGCTTGTTCCTCGTCAAGCAGGGCCATCGCTCCGCGATCGGCCGACTCGATCTCGCCGGGCTTGGCGATGTGCTCGATGTCCTGTCCGGTACGACCGATAACGTCGAGTTGCTCGATGCGATTCGTGCCGAAGTCGGGGATATGCCTAAAGACTGGTTGCCTGTTTTTCATGAGCGACTAGCGAAGCGCCGAGCGGCTCAGGCGAGCTCGCGCTTGTCGCCAGCTCCCGCGTCGGGAGGTGCTCGATGA
- a CDS encoding type IV secretion system protein VirB3: MHSLKDPVFKGCTRPAMLWGVPLVPLLMIGGSMLIPAIWALLASPALGVGILLLMIPVFVAMRMTTRHDDQRLAQHARRARMALRQGNRRFWGAHAYVPVRLKRRA; this comes from the coding sequence ATGCATTCGCTCAAGGATCCTGTCTTCAAAGGCTGCACGCGGCCCGCGATGCTCTGGGGTGTGCCGCTGGTGCCCTTGCTGATGATCGGCGGCAGCATGCTGATTCCCGCGATCTGGGCATTGCTGGCCAGCCCTGCGCTGGGTGTCGGGATCCTCCTTTTGATGATTCCGGTGTTCGTCGCGATGCGGATGACGACGCGCCACGACGATCAACGGCTTGCGCAGCATGCGCGGCGCGCTCGCATGGCGTTGCGTCAGGGCAACCGCCGCTTCTGGGGCGCACACGCCTATGTGCCGGTGCGCCTGAAGAGGAGGGCATGA
- a CDS encoding TrbC/VirB2 family protein has protein sequence MHLGMRYKSSMRAKRMMRFLSDRKTALEIILGASSLMFTAPARAQLSQVNTLLDTIQATLLSVGGVICSISIIWAGFRMMFQHARFGDIANVFIGGLFVGCATVIAGMLIPSS, from the coding sequence ATGCATTTAGGAATGCGATATAAATCGTCGATGCGCGCCAAGCGGATGATGCGATTTCTATCCGATCGAAAGACGGCGCTGGAAATCATTCTTGGCGCTTCGTCCTTGATGTTCACTGCACCGGCGCGCGCGCAGCTATCGCAGGTCAATACGCTGCTCGATACGATCCAGGCGACGTTGTTGAGCGTCGGGGGCGTGATTTGTTCAATTTCCATCATTTGGGCGGGTTTTCGGATGATGTTCCAGCATGCCCGGTTCGGTGATATCGCGAACGTGTTTATCGGCGGCTTGTTCGTCGGTTGCGCGACCGTTATCGCTGGCATGCTGATTCCTTCGAGCTGA
- a CDS encoding lytic transglycosylase domain-containing protein, translating into MPLDFLSLVHDCAPQIAPATMAAIVRTESGFNPYAIGVVRGRLRRQPSNMAEAVATVRALEAGGWNFSVGLAQVNRANWLAYGLSAENALEPCRNLAVGAAILHRCYTAAVTIQKSQARTDYQADVQAALRASLSCYASGNFSTGYRTGYVQRVEESAAAQASSDSHVPAIAPIAVVPIGSAVPVRAARSEPAVRQLSRSDRDGMNTASPVTEQRFKPDGSAVVF; encoded by the coding sequence ATGCCGCTCGATTTCTTGTCGCTCGTGCACGACTGCGCGCCGCAGATCGCCCCGGCCACGATGGCGGCGATCGTGCGTACCGAATCAGGATTCAATCCCTACGCGATCGGCGTCGTTCGCGGGCGGCTGCGTCGACAGCCGTCGAATATGGCCGAAGCGGTCGCGACGGTACGCGCGCTGGAGGCCGGCGGCTGGAATTTCAGTGTCGGGCTCGCGCAGGTGAATCGAGCGAACTGGCTGGCCTATGGCCTGTCCGCCGAGAACGCGCTTGAGCCTTGTCGCAACCTAGCTGTCGGTGCTGCCATTCTCCATCGCTGTTATACAGCGGCGGTGACGATCCAAAAGTCCCAAGCGAGGACCGATTATCAGGCGGATGTACAGGCCGCACTACGCGCGAGTCTGTCTTGCTATGCGAGCGGCAATTTCTCGACCGGCTACCGAACGGGCTACGTCCAGCGAGTCGAGGAGAGCGCAGCGGCACAAGCTTCCTCAGATTCGCACGTTCCGGCCATTGCGCCCATTGCGGTGGTACCGATTGGTTCTGCAGTGCCGGTTCGTGCCGCCCGCTCTGAACCTGCGGTTCGGCAGCTATCGCGCAGCGATCGCGATGGGATGAACACGGCTTCACCTGTTACCGAGCAGCGTTTCAAACCGGACGGTAGTGCAGTGGTGTTCTAA
- a CDS encoding ParA family protein, with the protein MKSLLMASARGGTGRTTLVCQFAHYLRRVRGYRVLVLDLAEPACSAISLTRGVRARSVTHTTLDIRCDQRPDVTGPCICVLAANTTAGSAYRSDPAGVRCYANVRHLLTQVAPLFDVCLIDSPPWPDSRAICAAALADALISPVLLSPDMLEQVADFVNGGNGVRNVRARLNPSLCFIGIVPNCVEMTPRQQARFKPFEVCMATWLVPDDQSPSGYLLLPRIDAISQAQAIGTSVMDLTPADRAANREWQAMSACFDVLARRLDSAKEVALPSETVEACHA; encoded by the coding sequence ATGAAATCGCTGCTGATGGCTTCGGCCCGTGGTGGAACAGGCAGAACGACATTGGTGTGTCAGTTCGCCCATTATCTTCGTCGCGTACGTGGATATCGGGTGTTGGTGCTTGATCTGGCCGAGCCGGCGTGTAGTGCCATTTCGCTTACACGTGGTGTCCGTGCACGCTCGGTGACGCACACGACGCTCGATATTCGGTGCGACCAGCGACCTGATGTGACTGGACCATGCATTTGCGTGCTTGCGGCGAACACCACTGCCGGCAGTGCATATCGATCCGATCCGGCTGGCGTGCGTTGCTACGCCAACGTGCGACACCTGTTGACCCAGGTCGCTCCCTTGTTTGACGTTTGTTTGATCGATAGCCCGCCGTGGCCTGACTCGCGTGCGATTTGTGCGGCGGCGCTCGCCGACGCGCTGATCAGCCCCGTTCTGTTGTCGCCGGACATGCTTGAGCAGGTCGCCGATTTCGTCAATGGCGGCAATGGGGTGCGCAATGTCCGAGCTCGGCTCAATCCGTCGCTGTGCTTTATCGGTATCGTCCCCAACTGCGTCGAGATGACTCCGCGGCAGCAGGCCCGATTCAAGCCGTTCGAGGTGTGCATGGCCACCTGGCTGGTTCCGGATGATCAAAGCCCAAGCGGCTATTTATTGCTTCCCCGGATTGACGCCATCTCGCAGGCGCAGGCGATTGGGACCTCGGTCATGGATCTCACTCCAGCCGATCGGGCGGCCAATCGCGAATGGCAGGCCATGAGCGCGTGTTTCGACGTGCTCGCGCGGCGACTCGACTCTGCAAAAGAGGTGGCTTTGCCTTCTGAAACGGTCGAGGCATGCCATGCATAA
- a CDS encoding helix-turn-helix transcriptional regulator has protein sequence MSWNDDGARTILRRRQVEQCTGLSRSTIYKRMQEGTFPPAIALGGRMVGWRAADIEQFLADPARYRASLARAREEQGGRGEKR, from the coding sequence ATGTCTTGGAATGATGACGGAGCGCGGACAATCTTGCGCCGACGACAGGTCGAGCAGTGCACCGGTCTATCGAGGTCGACGATCTACAAGCGCATGCAAGAGGGGACGTTTCCCCCCGCCATTGCGCTTGGTGGCCGAATGGTAGGGTGGCGGGCGGCCGATATCGAACAGTTCTTGGCAGATCCCGCGCGATATCGAGCGTCGCTGGCGCGCGCGCGAGAAGAGCAGGGTGGTCGCGGTGAAAAACGATAA
- a CDS encoding porin, with product MQTRRFRGSVGKLAVVLGVCTCTGIAHAQSSVSLYGLADAFVGEVHPAGAAGNAWQVGSGGMTTSYWGMSGTEELGGGMKAVFTLESFYRINGGQVGSFPGQSFFGRNAFVGLSGHFGELTLGRNTAPLFVSTLLFNPFGNSFVFSPIVVHSFLGSAMGAASLQSDTAIDNSLLYQTPEVAGLSGSVLYSNAGVAGHAGQANYSANVLYFAGPFSATAAVQSLHTASLFLNGATVQTAWMAGGAYRLRGAKLFAQYERVDNNNHVTDDTVQLGASVRIGLGNVLMSWAGTRRRPSVGDHIRWSTVALGYDYPLSKRTDVYAAWRYDTITGVSTGNSVGAGMRVRF from the coding sequence ATGCAGACAAGAAGATTTCGGGGAAGCGTGGGTAAGTTGGCTGTCGTGTTGGGCGTGTGCACCTGTACCGGGATCGCGCATGCGCAGTCATCGGTCTCGTTGTATGGGCTAGCGGACGCGTTCGTTGGCGAAGTGCATCCCGCCGGTGCTGCCGGCAATGCGTGGCAAGTCGGTTCTGGCGGGATGACGACTTCGTACTGGGGGATGTCCGGTACAGAGGAGCTGGGCGGGGGTATGAAAGCTGTCTTCACGCTGGAGAGTTTTTATCGCATCAACGGCGGCCAGGTCGGCTCGTTTCCTGGACAGTCATTTTTCGGGCGAAACGCCTTCGTTGGCCTGAGCGGCCATTTCGGGGAGTTGACGCTGGGGCGCAATACGGCGCCGCTGTTCGTGTCGACGCTGCTGTTCAATCCGTTCGGCAATTCGTTCGTCTTCTCGCCGATCGTCGTGCACAGTTTCCTTGGCTCGGCAATGGGGGCTGCGTCACTCCAGAGCGATACGGCGATCGACAATTCGCTCCTTTATCAGACGCCCGAGGTGGCCGGTCTGTCGGGAAGCGTTCTTTACAGCAACGCAGGCGTTGCCGGCCATGCCGGGCAAGCTAACTATAGCGCGAACGTGTTGTACTTCGCCGGCCCGTTTTCCGCAACGGCCGCGGTGCAGAGTCTGCACACGGCATCGCTGTTTCTTAACGGCGCAACCGTACAGACCGCCTGGATGGCAGGTGGCGCGTATCGGTTGCGTGGGGCGAAGCTGTTCGCACAATACGAACGCGTGGACAACAACAATCATGTCACGGACGACACGGTGCAACTCGGAGCAAGCGTTCGGATAGGGTTAGGAAACGTACTGATGTCGTGGGCGGGAACGCGGCGGCGACCGTCGGTGGGCGATCATATCCGTTGGTCGACGGTCGCATTGGGTTACGACTACCCGTTGTCGAAGCGAACCGATGTGTATGCAGCTTGGCGTTATGACACGATCACAGGTGTGTCGACGGGCAATAGCGTGGGTGCCGGGATGCGGGTCAGATTCTGA
- a CDS encoding amino acid synthesis family protein, whose translation MSPPIAKILVQLVERLAELDVPVDPPHRQVIVAAVLRLEGWRADESLAALEPLYELGAELGTLLTGRARWALDLPPSAIQAYGKAALVGSEVPLECAAAILHPRMGKAMRESLPGATSLIPSVTKRGAPGTCMDIPLHGSTDMWSFDHFDTVSLTLADAPAPNEIVVAVALADSGRPLARVRPD comes from the coding sequence ATGAGTCCGCCTATCGCGAAGATCCTGGTTCAACTGGTCGAGCGACTGGCAGAACTAGATGTACCGGTTGACCCGCCTCATCGACAAGTCATCGTGGCGGCGGTGCTGCGACTAGAGGGCTGGCGAGCGGATGAGTCGCTTGCGGCGCTTGAGCCGCTCTATGAACTGGGCGCTGAGCTTGGCACGTTGCTCACAGGCCGTGCGCGATGGGCGCTGGATCTTCCGCCGTCGGCAATTCAGGCCTACGGCAAGGCCGCGCTCGTGGGCAGCGAGGTACCGCTCGAATGCGCGGCGGCGATCTTGCATCCCCGCATGGGCAAGGCCATGCGCGAGAGCTTGCCCGGCGCCACGTCGCTGATCCCGTCAGTGACCAAGCGCGGCGCGCCGGGGACGTGCATGGACATTCCATTGCACGGCAGCACCGACATGTGGAGCTTCGACCACTTCGACACGGTCTCGCTGACGCTCGCCGATGCGCCGGCGCCGAACGAGATCGTGGTGGCGGTCGCGCTGGCCGATAGCGGTAGACCGCTCGCGCGTGTGCGACCGGACTGA
- a CDS encoding amidase family protein, with protein sequence MNDVLGVNAEQLMAGYRRRSFSPVEVICAVLDRVALFNPLVNGVCSLDEDSALAAARESERRWMRGEPCGLLDGVPVSVKDLVAVRGLPTRYGSLTSPSAPEADDAPAVARLRQAGALLFGKTTTSEFGNKIVTDSLLTGITRNPWDRRLTSGGSSGGSAVAVALGMGPLSLATDGGGSIRVPACWSGVVGMKPSFNRVPAGAAVSWTHLSTLGPIARCVSDAALMLTVMARQSDARSQAFVCPDLRIGLDDGIAGLRIAYCPAPAGVQVEPDITLSVRQAVSLFEALGAQVEETAVKPLDGYLESGMHAIQWAVFFAQRARQLSPSARRQLDPDVCALAEAGDSVPTSTFVDALQARHTLTVAMAAFFEDYDLLLTPTFHCAPPLAQGRPEHSRMAPPLTSWCNQTGLPAASVPCGLPGGLPTGLQIIGPSGSDALVLRAARAYECARGPFPAPPEALRDRTEDSEVCR encoded by the coding sequence ATGAATGATGTATTGGGAGTGAATGCCGAGCAGCTCATGGCTGGCTACCGACGCCGCTCGTTCTCGCCGGTGGAGGTTATTTGCGCTGTGTTGGACCGGGTCGCGCTCTTCAATCCCCTTGTCAACGGCGTGTGCAGTCTCGACGAGGACAGCGCGCTGGCCGCCGCTCGCGAGTCCGAGCGGCGCTGGATGCGCGGGGAGCCATGTGGATTACTGGATGGCGTGCCGGTCTCGGTCAAAGACCTCGTCGCCGTGCGTGGGCTGCCGACACGATACGGATCGCTTACGTCACCTAGCGCGCCGGAGGCCGATGACGCACCCGCGGTCGCGCGACTGCGACAGGCCGGCGCGCTGCTGTTCGGCAAGACTACGACCTCGGAGTTTGGCAACAAGATCGTCACGGACAGCCTGCTCACCGGCATTACCCGTAACCCATGGGATCGGCGTCTGACGTCCGGCGGGAGCAGCGGTGGATCAGCCGTAGCGGTTGCGCTCGGCATGGGACCGTTGTCACTGGCCACCGACGGCGGCGGTTCGATCCGCGTTCCAGCTTGCTGGAGCGGGGTGGTCGGAATGAAACCGTCGTTCAACCGAGTGCCTGCCGGCGCGGCGGTGAGTTGGACCCACCTGTCGACGCTTGGTCCGATCGCTCGCTGCGTTAGCGACGCGGCGCTGATGCTTACCGTGATGGCTCGCCAGAGCGATGCGCGAAGTCAGGCCTTTGTTTGTCCCGATCTGCGTATCGGTCTGGATGATGGCATCGCCGGGTTGCGCATTGCCTATTGCCCGGCACCTGCGGGGGTACAGGTCGAGCCCGACATCACCTTGAGCGTCCGTCAGGCGGTGAGCCTGTTCGAGGCGCTTGGGGCACAGGTCGAGGAAACCGCCGTGAAGCCGCTCGACGGCTATCTGGAGAGCGGCATGCACGCCATCCAGTGGGCCGTCTTCTTTGCGCAACGAGCACGGCAGCTTTCTCCTTCCGCGCGGCGCCAGCTCGATCCGGATGTGTGTGCGCTGGCCGAGGCGGGCGATAGCGTCCCCACTTCGACCTTCGTCGACGCGCTTCAGGCGCGCCACACGCTTACGGTGGCGATGGCCGCGTTCTTTGAAGACTACGACCTACTGCTCACACCGACATTCCATTGTGCGCCGCCGCTCGCGCAGGGGCGGCCCGAGCACTCGCGCATGGCGCCGCCGTTGACGTCGTGGTGCAACCAGACTGGCTTGCCGGCGGCGAGTGTGCCCTGTGGATTGCCGGGTGGGTTGCCGACGGGCCTACAGATCATCGGCCCGTCAGGCAGCGATGCGCTGGTGCTGCGCGCGGCACGGGCGTACGAGTGCGCACGTGGTCCGTTTCCGGCTCCACCTGAGGCGCTCCGGGATCGGACTGAGGACTCGGAGGTGTGCAGATGA
- a CDS encoding ABC transporter substrate-binding protein, with the protein MNRRAFTRTTLFSALGALTTSAMPSLVRATTPLKIGLLAPLSGPLTRVGETNRNCAQLVVDEINAAGGLLGRPLQLSVEDTQMSTAVTLQKARQLLMRDEVSVLTGMVLPSEREAALQAAKSAGRLVIYPNFDEGRCDPNLFTTGLTVNQRVDPLIDWLMRKGGRTMCAVISDIGSNRKVLVPALQAAVKRHGGQFLNVYWLPFGTRDYGAVLQQIASAHPQIVWHSIGDDPVTFVKQYRSFGMKPQLVTDIAHESLSIATTGASTGVIGVSSYFMSVDNPENRDFLARYTAHEAGSHDPRLGQTAVVLPHGECTYAGLRLFAAAVRAVGSVDVARVKAALPRVSLNLPRGKAGVSSDGDHVLCQTRIGRALSDNSFAVLDSAGPIAPQCEG; encoded by the coding sequence ATGAACCGCCGTGCCTTTACCCGAACCACCTTATTCAGTGCCCTCGGCGCACTCACCACGTCCGCTATGCCATCGTTGGTACGGGCCACCACGCCGCTCAAGATTGGCTTGCTTGCACCGCTGAGTGGTCCGCTCACCCGCGTGGGCGAGACCAATCGCAACTGCGCGCAGTTGGTCGTCGACGAAATCAACGCCGCCGGCGGATTGCTGGGACGCCCGTTGCAACTGAGCGTCGAGGATACCCAGATGTCCACCGCCGTGACGCTGCAGAAGGCCCGGCAACTGCTGATGCGCGATGAAGTCTCGGTCCTGACCGGCATGGTGCTACCGTCCGAGCGCGAAGCCGCGTTGCAGGCCGCCAAGTCCGCTGGGCGGCTCGTGATCTACCCGAACTTCGACGAAGGGCGCTGCGATCCGAATCTGTTCACTACGGGTCTGACTGTCAACCAGCGCGTCGACCCGCTGATCGATTGGCTGATGCGCAAGGGGGGGCGCACCATGTGTGCGGTGATCTCGGACATCGGCAGCAACCGCAAGGTGCTGGTGCCTGCACTGCAGGCGGCGGTGAAGCGCCACGGTGGACAGTTTCTCAACGTGTATTGGCTGCCGTTCGGCACGCGCGACTATGGGGCGGTGTTGCAGCAGATCGCCAGCGCGCACCCTCAGATCGTCTGGCACAGCATCGGCGACGATCCGGTGACCTTCGTCAAGCAGTACCGCTCGTTCGGCATGAAGCCGCAGCTCGTGACCGACATCGCACATGAGTCGCTGTCGATCGCGACCACCGGCGCGTCGACCGGGGTCATCGGCGTGTCCTCGTATTTCATGAGCGTCGACAACCCGGAGAACCGAGATTTTCTCGCCCGCTATACGGCGCATGAAGCAGGTTCGCACGACCCTCGCTTAGGGCAGACGGCCGTGGTGCTCCCGCACGGCGAGTGCACGTATGCCGGGCTTCGCCTGTTTGCAGCGGCTGTCCGGGCGGTCGGCAGCGTCGACGTCGCCCGCGTGAAAGCCGCGCTGCCGCGTGTTTCATTGAATCTACCGCGTGGCAAGGCGGGCGTGAGCTCGGATGGCGACCATGTGTTGTGTCAAACCCGTATCGGCCGCGCACTGTCGGACAACAGCTTCGCCGTGTTGGACTCGGCCGGACCGATTGCGCCGCAGTGCGAGGGATAG
- a CDS encoding ABC transporter ATP-binding protein, giving the protein MLHIEKLSAGYGDSAVLHRIDLEVGPNEVVGVLGCNGAGKTTLVKAIMGLLPCVSGNVVFQGQSITGLRTHAIARRGIGLVPQGRWIFPKLTVRENLIMGTQAAGGGAILDEVFEYFPILKSRLSQNGGTLSGGEQQVLAIARALCGRPKLLLLDEPSDGVQPNMVELIGEVIPTLCRRSQLAVLLVEQNLDLVLRSAQRCIVLKNGRLAHTGHVEPRSGAAGAHPLAQYLSPAAESATSSVSSPHSTHSNRTSTQ; this is encoded by the coding sequence ATGTTGCACATTGAAAAGCTATCTGCGGGCTACGGCGACTCCGCGGTGCTGCACCGGATCGACCTCGAGGTTGGACCCAACGAAGTGGTCGGCGTGCTTGGCTGCAATGGCGCGGGCAAGACGACGCTGGTCAAGGCGATCATGGGACTGCTGCCGTGCGTAAGTGGCAACGTCGTGTTTCAGGGGCAGTCCATCACCGGCCTGCGTACCCATGCGATTGCCCGGCGCGGCATTGGACTGGTACCGCAGGGGCGCTGGATTTTTCCGAAACTGACTGTGCGCGAGAACCTCATCATGGGCACGCAGGCCGCGGGCGGGGGGGCGATCCTTGATGAGGTGTTCGAGTATTTCCCTATTCTCAAGTCCAGACTCTCGCAGAACGGCGGCACGCTTTCGGGTGGCGAACAGCAGGTGTTGGCGATCGCCCGTGCGCTGTGCGGCCGGCCGAAGCTGCTGTTGCTGGACGAACCGTCCGACGGTGTGCAGCCGAATATGGTCGAACTGATCGGCGAGGTTATTCCCACCCTGTGCCGCCGCTCGCAGCTCGCCGTGCTCCTGGTCGAGCAGAACCTCGATCTCGTGCTGCGCAGCGCACAGCGCTGCATCGTGCTCAAGAACGGGCGACTTGCCCATACCGGCCACGTCGAGCCGCGAAGCGGTGCCGCGGGGGCTCATCCGTTGGCGCAATACCTGTCGCCGGCCGCCGAGTCTGCCACGTCTTCAGTCTCGTCACCACATTCAACGCATTCCAACCGGACTTCCACCCAATGA